A genomic region of Xiphophorus couchianus chromosome 18, X_couchianus-1.0, whole genome shotgun sequence contains the following coding sequences:
- the rrp8 gene encoding ribosomal RNA-processing protein 8 isoform X3: MFNEDEDWSDEQEGRILSKAVFKKSQKANNSIQLKSNVGKKSLLRTLETLGSTPDWRSSDHEQDSGSETEVPSSPSKKKKRKKRRKHGEQSEETQEGGDDRQTVKEKQLKKKKKKKRENKPASKALRSPSAETEVEKVPEPSQESVNKQQDPERLSRQQWRNKMKNKKRSKNKFRQSKPEDDADGARTADKREAAEDVKKDPHNGNGENISQMANRKQKKEKVKRKNTEREADGCSAARGENQPEAERLKSGSEGSAEGLKHGAGVQVASTNRQKPELSKERSLKRQKLQKILLRQERVGAEGPVERMQMEVAVPEAAAEQSRSDSLRSRMEQRLEAARFRYINERLYSTASGEARRMFQQDPEAFWVYHRGYTAQVQRWPANPLDAIIAYIHKRSPSLVVADFGCGDCKIARSVKNKVHSFDLAAACDLVTVCDMAKVPLGDDSVDIAVFCLSLMGTNLVEFLAEANRVLKMR; encoded by the exons atgtttaatgaggATGAGGACTGGAGCGACGAGCAAGAGGGACGAATCCTGAGCAAAGCTGTCTTTAAAAAGTCTCAAAAGGCGAACAACAGTATACAGCTAAAG TCCAATGTTGGTAAGAAGAGCCTGCTGCGGACCCTGGAGACTCTGGGGTCGACACCAGACTGGAGGAGCAGCGACCATGAGCAGGACAGCGGCAGTGAGACGGAAGTCCCTTCATCACCcagtaaaaagaagaagaggaagaaaaggaggaaacatggagagCAGTCAGAGGAGACGCAGGAAGGTGGAGACGACCGTCAAACTGTCAAAGAGAAAcaactgaagaagaagaagaagaagaagagggaaaaCAAACCTG CCTCAAAAGCACTAAGGTCGCCTTCAGCGGAGACAGAAGTTGAAAAAGTTCCAGAACCTTCTCAAGAGAGTGTAAACAAACAGCAAGACCCAGAGAGGCTGAGCAGGCAGCAGTGGAGAAACAAGATGAAGAATAAGAAGAGATCCAAGAACAAGTTCCGCCAGAGCAAACCTGAGGACGATGCAGATGGAGCTCGAACCGCCGATAAACGGGAAGCAGCAGAAGACGTCAAAAAAGATCCACACAACGGCAACGGGGAAAACATCAGCCAGATGGCAAACCGGAAACAAAAGAAGGAGAAAGTGAAAAGGAAGAACACGGAGAGAGAGGCAGATGGATGCAGCGCGGCAAGAGGGGAAAACCAGCCGGAGGCGGAGAGGTTAAAAAGTGGATCTGAAGGCTCTGCTGAGGGATTAAAACACGGAGCAGGTGTTCAGGTGGCGAGCACCAACCGACAGAAACCTGAGCTGAGTAAGGAGCGGAGTCTGAAAAGACAGAAGCTGCAGAAGATCCTCCTCCGCCAGGAAAGGGTCGGCGCCGAGGGTCCAGTGGAGAGGATGCAGATGGAGGTGGCGGTCCCAGAGGCGGCGGCGGAGCAGAGCCGCTCCGACTCCCTCAGGTCCCGCATGGAGCAGCGCCTGGAGGCGGCGCGCTTCCGCTACATCAACGAGCGTCTGTACAGCACGGCGAGCGGCGAGGCCAGGCGCATGTTCCAGCAGGACCCAGAGGCATTCTGGGTGTACCACAGAGGATACACGGCACAGGTCCAGAGGTGGCCCGCCAACCCGCTGGACGCCATCATCGCTTACATTCACAAGAG GTCACCTTCCCTGGTAGTGGCAGACTTCGGATGCGGTGACTGTAAGATCGCGCGCAGCGTGAAGAACAAAGTGCACAGCTTCGACCTGGCTGCCGCCTGTGACCTCGTCACCGTCTGTGACATGGCCAAA GTGCCTCTCGGTGACGACTCTGTGGACATCGCCGTGTTCTGTCTGTCCCTCATGGGGACCAACCTGGTCGAATTCCTGGCAGAAGCCAACCGCGTCTTGAAAATGAGGTAA
- the rrp8 gene encoding ribosomal RNA-processing protein 8 isoform X1, whose protein sequence is MFNEDEDWSDEQEGRILSKAVFKKSQKANNSIQLKSNVGKKSLLRTLETLGSTPDWRSSDHEQDSGSETEVPSSPSKKKKRKKRRKHGEQSEETQEGGDDRQTVKEKQLKKKKKKKRENKPVASKALRSPSAETEVEKVPEPSQESVNKQQDPERLSRQQWRNKMKNKKRSKNKFRQSKPEDDADGARTADKREAAEDVKKDPHNGNGENISQMANRKQKKEKVKRKNTEREADGCSAARGENQPEAERLKSGSEGSAEGLKHGAGVQVASTNRQKPELSKERSLKRQKLQKILLRQERVGAEGPVERMQMEVAVPEAAAEQSRSDSLRSRMEQRLEAARFRYINERLYSTASGEARRMFQQDPEAFWVYHRGYTAQVQRWPANPLDAIIAYIHKRSPSLVVADFGCGDCKIARSVKNKVHSFDLAAACDLVTVCDMAKVPLGDDSVDIAVFCLSLMGTNLVEFLAEANRVLKMRGVLKVAEVASRFDNMQNFISALAGLGFKMTSKDTENSHFFSFEFVKTGNVPQNVKKFGLQLRPCLYKKR, encoded by the exons atgtttaatgaggATGAGGACTGGAGCGACGAGCAAGAGGGACGAATCCTGAGCAAAGCTGTCTTTAAAAAGTCTCAAAAGGCGAACAACAGTATACAGCTAAAG TCCAATGTTGGTAAGAAGAGCCTGCTGCGGACCCTGGAGACTCTGGGGTCGACACCAGACTGGAGGAGCAGCGACCATGAGCAGGACAGCGGCAGTGAGACGGAAGTCCCTTCATCACCcagtaaaaagaagaagaggaagaaaaggaggaaacatggagagCAGTCAGAGGAGACGCAGGAAGGTGGAGACGACCGTCAAACTGTCAAAGAGAAAcaactgaagaagaagaagaagaagaagagggaaaaCAAACCTG tAGCCTCAAAAGCACTAAGGTCGCCTTCAGCGGAGACAGAAGTTGAAAAAGTTCCAGAACCTTCTCAAGAGAGTGTAAACAAACAGCAAGACCCAGAGAGGCTGAGCAGGCAGCAGTGGAGAAACAAGATGAAGAATAAGAAGAGATCCAAGAACAAGTTCCGCCAGAGCAAACCTGAGGACGATGCAGATGGAGCTCGAACCGCCGATAAACGGGAAGCAGCAGAAGACGTCAAAAAAGATCCACACAACGGCAACGGGGAAAACATCAGCCAGATGGCAAACCGGAAACAAAAGAAGGAGAAAGTGAAAAGGAAGAACACGGAGAGAGAGGCAGATGGATGCAGCGCGGCAAGAGGGGAAAACCAGCCGGAGGCGGAGAGGTTAAAAAGTGGATCTGAAGGCTCTGCTGAGGGATTAAAACACGGAGCAGGTGTTCAGGTGGCGAGCACCAACCGACAGAAACCTGAGCTGAGTAAGGAGCGGAGTCTGAAAAGACAGAAGCTGCAGAAGATCCTCCTCCGCCAGGAAAGGGTCGGCGCCGAGGGTCCAGTGGAGAGGATGCAGATGGAGGTGGCGGTCCCAGAGGCGGCGGCGGAGCAGAGCCGCTCCGACTCCCTCAGGTCCCGCATGGAGCAGCGCCTGGAGGCGGCGCGCTTCCGCTACATCAACGAGCGTCTGTACAGCACGGCGAGCGGCGAGGCCAGGCGCATGTTCCAGCAGGACCCAGAGGCATTCTGGGTGTACCACAGAGGATACACGGCACAGGTCCAGAGGTGGCCCGCCAACCCGCTGGACGCCATCATCGCTTACATTCACAAGAG GTCACCTTCCCTGGTAGTGGCAGACTTCGGATGCGGTGACTGTAAGATCGCGCGCAGCGTGAAGAACAAAGTGCACAGCTTCGACCTGGCTGCCGCCTGTGACCTCGTCACCGTCTGTGACATGGCCAAA GTGCCTCTCGGTGACGACTCTGTGGACATCGCCGTGTTCTGTCTGTCCCTCATGGGGACCAACCTGGTCGAATTCCTGGCAGAAGCCAACCGCGTCTTGAAAATGAG GGGCGTCCTGAAGGTTGCAGAAGTAGCGAGCCGATTTGACAACATGCAGAACTTCATCTCTGCTCTAGCAGGCCTGGGTTTTAAGATGACATCCAAG gaCACAGAAAACAGTCATTTCTTCTCCTTCGAGTTTGTGAAGACAGGAAATGTTCCCCAAAACGTGAAGAAGTTCGGACTGCAGTTAAGGCCTTGTCTATACAAGAAAAGATGA
- the rrp8 gene encoding ribosomal RNA-processing protein 8 isoform X2, translated as MFNEDEDWSDEQEGRILSKAVFKKSQKANNSIQLKSNVGKKSLLRTLETLGSTPDWRSSDHEQDSGSETEVPSSPSKKKKRKKRRKHGEQSEETQEGGDDRQTVKEKQLKKKKKKKRENKPASKALRSPSAETEVEKVPEPSQESVNKQQDPERLSRQQWRNKMKNKKRSKNKFRQSKPEDDADGARTADKREAAEDVKKDPHNGNGENISQMANRKQKKEKVKRKNTEREADGCSAARGENQPEAERLKSGSEGSAEGLKHGAGVQVASTNRQKPELSKERSLKRQKLQKILLRQERVGAEGPVERMQMEVAVPEAAAEQSRSDSLRSRMEQRLEAARFRYINERLYSTASGEARRMFQQDPEAFWVYHRGYTAQVQRWPANPLDAIIAYIHKRSPSLVVADFGCGDCKIARSVKNKVHSFDLAAACDLVTVCDMAKVPLGDDSVDIAVFCLSLMGTNLVEFLAEANRVLKMRGVLKVAEVASRFDNMQNFISALAGLGFKMTSKDTENSHFFSFEFVKTGNVPQNVKKFGLQLRPCLYKKR; from the exons atgtttaatgaggATGAGGACTGGAGCGACGAGCAAGAGGGACGAATCCTGAGCAAAGCTGTCTTTAAAAAGTCTCAAAAGGCGAACAACAGTATACAGCTAAAG TCCAATGTTGGTAAGAAGAGCCTGCTGCGGACCCTGGAGACTCTGGGGTCGACACCAGACTGGAGGAGCAGCGACCATGAGCAGGACAGCGGCAGTGAGACGGAAGTCCCTTCATCACCcagtaaaaagaagaagaggaagaaaaggaggaaacatggagagCAGTCAGAGGAGACGCAGGAAGGTGGAGACGACCGTCAAACTGTCAAAGAGAAAcaactgaagaagaagaagaagaagaagagggaaaaCAAACCTG CCTCAAAAGCACTAAGGTCGCCTTCAGCGGAGACAGAAGTTGAAAAAGTTCCAGAACCTTCTCAAGAGAGTGTAAACAAACAGCAAGACCCAGAGAGGCTGAGCAGGCAGCAGTGGAGAAACAAGATGAAGAATAAGAAGAGATCCAAGAACAAGTTCCGCCAGAGCAAACCTGAGGACGATGCAGATGGAGCTCGAACCGCCGATAAACGGGAAGCAGCAGAAGACGTCAAAAAAGATCCACACAACGGCAACGGGGAAAACATCAGCCAGATGGCAAACCGGAAACAAAAGAAGGAGAAAGTGAAAAGGAAGAACACGGAGAGAGAGGCAGATGGATGCAGCGCGGCAAGAGGGGAAAACCAGCCGGAGGCGGAGAGGTTAAAAAGTGGATCTGAAGGCTCTGCTGAGGGATTAAAACACGGAGCAGGTGTTCAGGTGGCGAGCACCAACCGACAGAAACCTGAGCTGAGTAAGGAGCGGAGTCTGAAAAGACAGAAGCTGCAGAAGATCCTCCTCCGCCAGGAAAGGGTCGGCGCCGAGGGTCCAGTGGAGAGGATGCAGATGGAGGTGGCGGTCCCAGAGGCGGCGGCGGAGCAGAGCCGCTCCGACTCCCTCAGGTCCCGCATGGAGCAGCGCCTGGAGGCGGCGCGCTTCCGCTACATCAACGAGCGTCTGTACAGCACGGCGAGCGGCGAGGCCAGGCGCATGTTCCAGCAGGACCCAGAGGCATTCTGGGTGTACCACAGAGGATACACGGCACAGGTCCAGAGGTGGCCCGCCAACCCGCTGGACGCCATCATCGCTTACATTCACAAGAG GTCACCTTCCCTGGTAGTGGCAGACTTCGGATGCGGTGACTGTAAGATCGCGCGCAGCGTGAAGAACAAAGTGCACAGCTTCGACCTGGCTGCCGCCTGTGACCTCGTCACCGTCTGTGACATGGCCAAA GTGCCTCTCGGTGACGACTCTGTGGACATCGCCGTGTTCTGTCTGTCCCTCATGGGGACCAACCTGGTCGAATTCCTGGCAGAAGCCAACCGCGTCTTGAAAATGAG GGGCGTCCTGAAGGTTGCAGAAGTAGCGAGCCGATTTGACAACATGCAGAACTTCATCTCTGCTCTAGCAGGCCTGGGTTTTAAGATGACATCCAAG gaCACAGAAAACAGTCATTTCTTCTCCTTCGAGTTTGTGAAGACAGGAAATGTTCCCCAAAACGTGAAGAAGTTCGGACTGCAGTTAAGGCCTTGTCTATACAAGAAAAGATGA
- the LOC114133184 gene encoding uncharacterized protein LOC114133184, translating into MGCSLLLILALVQNVAHSLEIQGSGEEPATVIAHNVTGVLGEDVYLRCEYLGAGRIQKAEWKRKLNSLSKFKRLAGFSRPNEKPFTRDDFSEPASLTNLTVRMRVSSVEAEGEYVCDFEEEEENSFSTIFVTVLAKPEVQMAVSSETINDTHYQSVSCSAVGGRPTPRISWLVGGRPPSDFPFAVNEREAAHSNGTSTLSSVLRFPTRLQDEQSVTCVVKHETLPNPERSTASVETYARPNMTIKAEMVQEGGNDFWVVSCVSSGGRPDADISLALDGNEEVRRENGENSEGRSLSVWLPVAEHEGRNVTCVFKHPKFSHPEARGVTLPTLYLSGVQLLRSSSGEDLKAAEYLELHEGDGDVVISLEVTGNVPRYSIICKKDDGPLPEDVELVGRNLTIQSLVKHQHAGLYECNCSYLHLKATLQFNLTVKAQPPLLVSPTIRVDSRSGGGFRMIECAAAGAVPAAIVSWILPEADSKDFWSNSTFYNGTHSVLLLPACLPQELTALCVINHPAFKEAQNRSVTLPLCARPNITVSLSSEWESGQKYSKMNCSVVSVASAAAVAWHTGNKNDIISYSTETELQAEGLVSTWSSVFFLTSLYAGQNFTCTVKHASLESPEERTIRIPLQKPPRLSASVVRQQDSLHWLAVCDCKGDCVGSSLAWALPKKATGETIRHTRQKGHIKLTYQFPLVLHEGHNLTCVYQSDNGVTQSTTIRIPKYYISSVKVLNNTSTLWSRYVDQPVVYRVSVYENRPNQKVLLGVEGNVPDYSLDCRRSDGSIVQLDGAAVILQSDPSGQNKGLYTCFASFYHHTASVSFQVEVLSESEQLMLIVLICISSASAILIVFTVILCVCCKRKKTPYKERESVSALTSLMHEPGSPEVRKPLAGMDGGKEYAQLTSFAIVFDAKSTV; encoded by the exons ATGGGATGCTCATTGCTGTTGATTCTGGCTCTCGTCCAAAATGTTGCACATTCCTTGGAAATTCAGG GTTCAGGTGAAGAACCGGCTACTGTCATTGCTCACAATGTCACTGGAGTCCTGGGGGAGGACGTCTACCTGAGATGTGAATATCTGGGTGCGGGTCGGATCCAGAAAGCCGAGTGGAAGCGCAAGCTCAACTCTCTGAGTAAATTCAAGCGACTGGCCGGATTTTCTCGACCAAATGAGAAGCCGTTTACCCGAGATGACTTCTCGGAACCGGCCTCTCTCACCAACCTCACGGTCAGGATGAGGGTCTCCAGCGTGGAAGCAGAAGGAGAGTACGTTTGTGATtttgaggaagaggaggagaattCATTTTCCACCATCTTTGTAACTGTGCTTG CTAAACCTGAGGTTCAGATGGCGGTGAGCTCGGAGACCATAAATGACACTCACTATCAGTCGGTGTCGTGCTCTGCTGTTGGCGGCAGGCCAACGCCCCGCATCAGCTGGCTGGTTGGCGGCCGTCCTCCTTCAGACTTCCCCTTCGCCGTGAACGAACGCGAAGCGGCTCACTCGAACGGCACCTCCACGCTGAGCAGCGTCCTCCGCTTCCCCACCCGCCTCCAGGACGAGCAGAGTGTGACCTGTGTGGTCAAACACGAGACCCTCCCAAACCCCGAACGCAGCACGGCGAGCGTGGAAACGTACG CGAGGCCAAACATGACGATTAAAGCAGAGATGGTACAAGAAGGAGGAAACGATTTCTGGGTGGTCTCTTGCGTTTCTTCCGGAGGGAGACCCGACGCTGACATTTCCCTGGCTTTGGACGGGAACGAAGAGGTGCGAAGAGAGAACGGCGAGAATTCAGAGGGGAGAAGTCTCTCCGTCTGGCTCCCTGTGGCGGAGCACGAGGGCCGCAACGTCACCTGTGTGTTTAAACACCCAAAGTTCTCACACCCTGAGGCGAGAGGCGTCACCCTGCCCACTTTGT ACTTGTCTGGAGTTCAGCTTTTGAGAAGCAGCAGCGGTGAAGACTTGAAAGCGGCTGAATATTTAGAGCTTCACGAGGGAGACGGCGACGTTGTTATCAGCCTGGAGGTCACAGGGAATGTGCCACGCTACAGCATTATCTGTAAAAA AGATGATGGACCCTTGCCTGAAGACGTGGAGCTGGTTGGTAGAAACCTCACAATTCAAAGTCTGGTGAAGCATCAGCATGCTGGTCTGTATGAATGCAACTGCTCCTACCTCCACCTTAAAGCAACGCTGCAGTTTAACCTCACAGTTAAAGCTCAACCTCCACTTCTgg tttctCCCACAATCAGGGTCGATTCACGTAGTGGAGGTGGATTCAGGATGATTGAGTGCGCAGCGGCCGGTGCCGTTCCTGCAGCCATCGTTTCTTGGATTCTACCGGAGGCTGATTCTAAAGACTTTTGGTCCAATTCCACTTTTTATAACGGGACCCACTCTGTTTTGCTCCTTCCTGCATGCTTGCCTCAGGAGCTCACAGCGTTGTGTGTGATAAATCACCCTGCATTTAAGGAAGCACAGAACAGAAGTGTAACACTCCCACTTTGTG CTCGACCAAACATCACCGTCAGCCTCAGCTCTGAGTGGGAAAGTGGTCAGAAATACTCAAAGATGAACTGCTCTGTTGTCAGTGttgcctctgctgcagctgtagCCTGGCACACGGGAAACAAAAACGACATCATCAGTTATTCAACAGAAACTGAACTTCAGGCCGAGGGTTTGGTATCGACCTGGagctctgtgttttttctgaccTCTCTTTATGCCGGTCAGAATTTTACTTGCACCGTGAAACATGCAAGTTTGGAGAGTCCAGAAGAAAGAACAATACGCATTCCGCTGCAAA aaccCCCTCGGCTCAGTGCGTCTGTGGTGAGACAGCAAGACTCCCTTCACTGGCTGGCAGTGTGCGACTGCAAAGGGGATTGTGTTGGCTCAAGCCTCGCATGGGCCCTTCCTAAAAAAGCCACAGGTGAAACAATACGGCACACAAGACAGAAAGGACACATAAAGCTGACTTATCAGTTTCCTCTGGTCCTTCACGAGGGCCACAACCTGACCTGTGTGTACCAATCGGACAACGGGGTCACACAAAGTACGACTATTCGCATCCCTAAATACT ATATCTCCTCTGTAAAAGTCCTGAACAACACGAGCACCCTGTGGAGCCGCTACGTCGATCAGCCTGTTGTGTACAGAGTGTCCGTCTATGAGAATCGACCCAACCAGAAAGTGCTGCTTGGAGTTGAAGGAAACGTGCCGGATTACAGCCTTGATTGTCGAAG GAGTGATGGCTCAATTGTTCAACTGGACGGGGCTGCAGTGATCCTTCAGTCTGACCCTTCGGGGCAGAATAAAGGCCTGTACACctgctttgcttctttttatcaTCACACAGCGTCTGTCAGCTTTCAAGTGGAAGTCCTGAGCGAGAGCGAACAGCTCA TGCTGATAGTCCTGATCTGCATCTCTTCAGCCTCGGCGATCCTTATCGTCTTCACCGTCATCCTCTGCGTATGCTG taaaagaaagaagacaCCATACAAG GAACGGGAGTCCGTCTCTGCCTTGACGAGTCTCATGCACGAGCCCGGTTCACCCGAGGTCAGGAAGCCGCTGGCAGGGATGGACGGCGGTAAGGAGTATGCTCAGCTGACCAGCTTTGCCATAGTCTTTGACGCCAAGAGTACAGTGTGA